In Salarias fasciatus chromosome 9, fSalaFa1.1, whole genome shotgun sequence, the genomic stretch GTTGAGAAGCCGCAGGCACACTCCGTACAGCTCCGCAAGGCGGGCGCGGCAGGGGGCTGCTACTTGTCACGATGCCCGGGCACTGTCGTGAGTGcgccggccaactcggcactcCGCTTTGTGAGGCaccggagagagggagggggagagctCTGCCGAGCTGGACATGCTTCAGTCATGCAAGCGCGGTGAGATAGgaaggactgctgctctttagtGATGTAACGAGCCTGACGGCCTTTAattgtcacatttttcacaacagATGATGCAGGTAGACGAGCAGACGAGGCGCACCGTGACTCGGGAGTGTGGGACCATCTCGGCTGGTCGGAGCCCCGGGAGGAAGACGACTGGTGGGCAGCTCAGCAGGTCTGGTCAGGTGCCGCGGCATCCCAGGGGGTAGACCTCCGTCGTTCTGCAGGGTGCCGTCCCTTGTGGTTCGGCACACGGCGGGGGTGAAGGTGGGGGGCAAGCTGCTGAGAGCCTCGGGTCGCCGCCTTCAGGCGGTCGATGATCACCTGAATGTCTGGACCGAAGAGGGAGGAAGTCGAAGGGGAAGCCCCAGGATCCCCTTCTGGTCCCGTTCAGCGAAGGACGAgaggccaagccacaggtgcctcatggcaagCTGGGCGCTGGCCATGGCGCAGACTCTGTTGATGGCAGTGGCGgggcacatgcgcatcaggacctTGGCTGTGTTCTGGATCTCCTCGATGTCCTCCAGTGACAGTTTTGACCGCTTGTGGGAGAGCTTATCGATGGAGCCTAGGAGAAAGGTCATATTGTTAGCTAAGGCGAACACTTGATTTCCATTAGCATAACCACAATCCAGGAAGCCCGCCATGTGCCTGTCTCTTTCAGACGGCAGCATGGGTTTTCCGCCGGGCCACGGAGTGGAGGTGGGTAACAGGCAGAGCCTCACAGAGTCCTCTACCATAGGTACTCCGGAGACAGGCGGCCAGCCGTCCACACGGCAGTACTCACGGTAGCCCTGCACCACCCCCTTGGCGGTAAGCAGCGCACACCAGTCACGCTGCACATAGGAGTGGAACGATGGCACGGCGggacacagcaccgcagtccgggactgAGCCCGTGACTGagcccgtgactgggttgctagcccaaGTGTGAAGTCGCGCTGCGCCGGCTCAGGTGGTTGCGGCGGGAGTGCCAGGCCGATGTGTTCAGCAGTGGAGGTGAAGAACCCCGCGAGGTGTTCCACAGGCTCGGGATGGGGCACTCTGACGGCTGGCTCTGGAGAACGTGGAGAGGGAATCATCGTGCCGAGCAGATTTTTCCGATGCAGAAGAGCTGCGGCAGCTGAGGAGATCCCCGCCCGACTTGGCCCAGTCAATGAAAGAAGTGGGAACGGCGTTGAAGTCTGTGCTGGCATCGCCCAGGGCGGGAGTCGGTGAAACAGCGCCCATGAATGTCATTCGTCGCTCAGATTCCTCGAGCGGTATAGGTCGAGGCAGGCAGGGCAGGATGCCCGCTGGCGCTGACGCTGCCAGCccaggcaggtgaagcagcgctCGTGGCGGTCTTGCTCCAGGAGTGCTGTGCCGCAGCTGTggcaggagaacggcccgacgccggATGGCGACTCTTCGCGGGCCGACTTGTCCGTCTTGAAAATCTTGGTCTTGAACAGAGCTTCAAATGTCTCaagggctgagaaagaagaaggaagtggagcaggCGCGCGCTGATTATATCCccttggtgaggggcgtggcagtgtgccagcgcgcGTCGGGGATTGGCGCATCGGTTTCGGTCTCAGTGGTTGGCTTGCGCCAGAGGAGAGTACTAATAGCTAAGCCCGTAGGTGGGGtaagcaccacacgaagtagaatGTGAAAAGTATGGACCCAaacacagaaccctgcagaactccatttagtctgagctgaagagtcatcaaAATGAAGGAAGTGGAATTTTTGTGAGacagaacaaacaaaataaaataaaaatagtaatATAATTGtgattttcctttatttttttgtagtttttagattctttttttttctatttaagtTCATGGTTTTTCGGACTTGGGCTGCAGGTTGAACATGTTTGTCTCTTTGGTTCAACCCGCGGTCAGAGCTCTCAGTCTGACACGCTGCTGCGGGGAAGAGAGCCGAGGAGGTGTGCGGGGGTCGGGTGCTGGATGTCGGATGTCAGTCAAACTAATTCCACTTGATAAAAAGTATGTTTCAGCAGGATAAAGAATCTTGTTTGAAGATAATGCTTCTTAAATCAAGactattttcatttgttctgttgGCAGAAAATCTAATACAACTagtgaatttcttttaaatcatgtGGAATTCGAcaatttgactgaaaacaagcctAAAAAACTGGTTAAGAATTTGAGTTGTTGTGCGAAAGGTAAAGAGGTGTGAAGTGCTGAGCTGCAGAAATGAGTCATTCACACCTCAATGAGCTGGAGTTGCCACAGAGAGATAATTTCCTCTTTTGACGCCAGATCAAGAATTCAGAAGATTTCTCAAAGCAGCACCTCTGCTTCTGTTCACATTTCAACTGACTCGACAACTTTAgctgcagctgatcagctggaacACACATATTTGGTGAGAAACTTCTAAACAGTCgacattttaacttgaaatgttTGTTGAAATACAAGAACTGTAATTTGAACTATTATGTCAAGAATTAAGGCTGAATCGTCAACATTTTGTTCCTAAAGCTAATATCAGAATGTTTATGTGATTCAAAACAGAAATAGATTCAATGAATACATATAAACAACATGAGCAAAGCACTACTTCAGCTCTGAATTTACATATTTGTTAGTAAATATGATTGTTTATTGAAAGAACAGGACTGGATTtcttattattttcttttcatgggtCTTTAAATGAGCTGTATCATGATTTTCAGAGACTGCCAAAGTCAGCCATAGGCTGTTATAGGTAGTTTTAGCACCTGTGGCACGATGGAGTATTTTCATATTGAGTAACATTAGTAATTCTACAAATCAACACAGAGGTCACTCACTTAAACACGCCTTGGAATTCAATTTGAGGAAATTACTATTTTCAGAATGCAGGTCAGATACTGACTGTATGTTAATCTGATggtttaaagctagggtcggcgatcttggaaaactagcatgtagcacgaatgtagcatctccccaaggctccacccagctcccaccccattggaggaccTCTGATGCCCTCGGGGTGTACACTGTGGAGATGGCGGCCATTTTGGTAGCTCTAAAGTGGGCAGAGACAGCAAATCTGAGACGGGTGCTGGTGTGCTCTGATTCATCCTCTGTTCTTGGGGCTAAGGGAAGGCATCTGCACCACATTAAGAAGGATGTGAATGGTTTCAGGGCTCAGAGAGGTAGCAGAAGGGATGAAGTGGTCATTACAAGGTTGCGACTTGGGCATTGTGCTTTGAACAAAACGCTGCAAATGATGGGGAAACACGGGACAGGGCTGTGTGAGgtgtgtcaggaggaggaggagacggtggagcaTGTGTTGCTGAGGTGTGGAGGCTACAGTGTGGAGCGGGAAGCCTTGAGGAACAGGCTGGAGAGAAGAGGGGTGAAGGTATTCTCTCTTTGGAGTATACTGGGCTGTGGAAGTGGAGGTCAGGTGGGGGAACTGGTATCCTTTTTAAAGGAGACTGGGGTTTATAGTAGGGTGTAGTTTTggttaaatcttttttttttttttttttttttaattagattgTGAGCCTAGTCTTACCCATACTCCGGTAcggtaggtggcggtaatgctccTAAGTTGGTTGCCAACCGCCGTAAAActctaaaaagaagaagaagaagtggtgcagcctctgccgctgagtctggagtagaccccgcccctgggctttctcacttcctggtgtgaaccgtgtgagccgtgcgagcTGTGCTCACCTGTTGGGCCGCGTTTGGGGAATCAATCCCCCCTTCATCTGGGTGTCAACTTGCCGCTAGATGAGTGAGTACAGCTCTCCCTCTGGAGGCACAGCCCGACTGTCATGATCAGCTGgcagtaatcagctgtttgtgtttaggtGGCTGTAGGGCGGTCGcagactccccacctctcctactgggcgtgtcagttaaatgtttgtttgccagGTACGCAGTCTAGACACCCTCATATTCTTAGCTGGTTCGTGCAGCTGTATGACTGCCCTTTTTATTGCTTATTAGGAGCGGCTGGCTAATCTGCCGTGGAGCCcgccagctgttttgtccttcTGGGTGGCTTCGAAGTCCAGTGTTGGCACGAATAAATACGCctggactgcctctgctccttgGAAGTCCGCCGTCTGCAGGTTGCTGCACCCCTGTCGACCTGCTGGCTTCCTGACCGAGCTGATTACACGCTTGTGGGACGCCAGGAATACACAGAAGCGATCTGCTTACtttatcatcttttcttttgattaagtatatttgggttaggtgttggtatattttgttgttcttttggttattgtttctttatttaattgtgtgttcattctttgttattttccagttacctttgtttttgttcggGTGTGGCAGTTACcggtttgcatttatttattttacttgtgagttgtggctgcccGCCCACTTGTGTTTAGTTCATTcaggtatttctttttttgtttgaatgcatgaatgggagggaaaaaccctttttaactccccttgtctttttccctcccttccagaagctgagcacgacggtggcggcatcggtgtccctgggtggtgggtctccctcctgtgtgatgtgctgcgcacccctttttgtttgagtgtgttcacctttattttcagcgagtgagagtgtccacgtgtgtctggggtgatccttcAGAGGCCTTCATTCCCCTTACTACCCGTGTCCCaccggtaagcctcagctcctgtttgggctccccctcttccccgtcttttaaagagagtgaatgtgtttttttgaaatttgatatttaataaagatattttctgttggccagaacccacgtctcctgcttcttaagccgcgaacctgagtgtcctcaccaatcattactttttagttatttccttggGTGCAATTCCCAAGGTGGTGTTGTCTGGCTTCTTTTCACCCGATTCATCTCGCCAcacatggaaatgtgccaaatttgacacaTGAATTCTGACACACATGCAGgtcaaaaacatcaatgaaagaataaaacgggacGGGTCAGGTAAGAAGccggcgagggccttttgacgtcgcttgcggctttaattccACTTGATTTATGATTAATCCACTTAAAAAGTATGTTTCAGCATGATAAAGAATCTTATTTCAAGACAATGCTCCTTAAATCAAactattttcatttgttctgtttGCAGAAAATTTTCTAATACAACAAAGGGATTTATCTTAAATGAAGTGCAgcgagacattttgactgatagCAAGTCTAAAAAACTTGGTAAGAATTTGAGTTGTCATGCAAAAGTCAAAGAGATGTGAAGTACTGAGCTGCAGAAATGAGCCACTCACACCTCACTGAGCTGGAAATGTTACAGAGAGATAACTTCCTCTTTTGACCACAGATGAAGAATTCAGAAGACTTCTcgaagcagcagctctgcttctgttcaCATTTCAACTGATTCCATGACTTTAactgcagctgatcagctggaaaacacacatttggtGAGAAACTTCGAAACAGTGGACATTTTAACTTTAGATGTTTGTTGAAATGCGGTATGAGGTATTTTGAACAATTAAGAATTATGGCTGTATCATCAAGATTTTGTTCTTAAAGCTAATGTCGGAATGTTTTTGTGACTCAACGGAGAAATAGATTCAATGTTATTTTGAATACAAAAGAAGAACATGAGCAAAACTGTTTCTGGTCTGAATTTACATGATATTTTTTAGTAAATATGATTGTTTATCAAAAGAACAGAGCTGGATTTCTTATTCTTCTCTTTTCATGGGTCTTTAAAGGAGCTGCATCATAATTTTCAGTAGTGATGTTAACCGTGACACCGAAGCTTCGAAGCATGTGTTGAAAAAATGAACCTCTTCTCACTGGAGCTTTGTATCGGAGCTTGATTCGTTTCCTGATAATCACGTGATCTGTGACATCTGAAGCTTCATTCGCGCACACCCACGTGACGCTTCAGCCGCTGCTTCACAGGATTAAAAcgcgctgcagctgtttgtgggttGTGGAGGCGGTTTGTGAGtcgagagagagtgagagacagcgAATATAGATTTGATATGGAGCCTGTGGCAAAAAGAGGATGTTCTGAAGTTTGGgaacactttgatttgatttaatttcaccCAACAATGGCGTTATGAGCAAATGTGTCATGCCtacattttgttcattgttaatgttagactttgaaatatatttgggGTGGTTGGTTGCCAGTTGCAACAATATGTCATATGTAAAGTATTGTTTTGTCAGACCAAAtcccttctttaaaaaacatccctcatttgtaatttatttttctaggtCCAGTGTTTAGTTTGTGGCCAGCATCTGCCAACGTCAATTCACTTCCACCATCTCTCATGATACCTTAATAATTACTGTGTCTCAAATAAGTAAGCTTGCTGCTGACTTGTTATGTGAGACACAGCAAATGTACTGGacacttcaaacacattcagtcatACATATGAACACTGCTTTTTCATCCCCATCTTTATTCAAGTTGGCCTATGAACAATAGAAATGCTGACATCAAAATATTAGCTATACTAGGGTTTTAGTGATGTGGACAAATcattcaataatttaaaaaatgtaattactcatacatcacattcattcattcagctgacACATGACATGGTTTCCTTGACTTTCACCACCAGGGGTCCTTGTTGGgctctgatttgaaaagcttCGAGTACTGAACCTTTTTTCGATACAATTGTGTTGAAAGCTTTgttgcttcagaaagcttcagattGCCATCACTAATTTTCAGAGACTGCCAAAGTCAGCTATAGGCAGCTCCAGGCTATTTTAGCACCTGTGGCACAATGGAGTATTTTCACATTAAGAAATATTAGTAATTCTACACATCGACATGGAAGTCCAAACAACTCAACCTCACTTATCCACGCCTTGGAATTCAATTTGAATAAATTACGGTATTGTTTGCAGCATGCAGGTCAGATGTACTTACTGTTTGTCAATCTGATGGTTTAAGTGAAGGAACTCCCCCACTTTTTAGAGTCAGTCTCACAAAATTGACATGGAAACTGGTCAAGATTTGTGAAGCAGTCGgcagtgaaatgtttgttgCAGACAAAAAAGAAGTGTGTTTCTTGTGGTATACTCTCCAATACAAAATCCAAccattattgatttttttctacGAGGCTACGCTCGTATTTGACGCTTCATGATTGGTGCCAGTATTTTGAGGGGAGGTAGAGCTTGGACAGAATATTCATATAGATTACTCAAATATGTgtgaatgaagagaaatatcAACCCAAATTAAGTTTTTCTGAGACAATCACACATGAAAgtcattacattacattacggGGCTCCCTTAACATGTccactgtgtgaatgtgcaggttccagtcaacatgtttcttcttctgactgttttcttcctcccaggtGAGCTCTCTGTTGCTATTATTTAATATGTTTGTTGAATAATTTGAAGGTTTTAAATCAATGATTCAGATCGTAAATTGAGCTCacaagttgtttgtttttccagctgttttggtTCATTGTGCCGGTGACAAAGCTGGTCTCTTCATCACTGCACCGAGGAGTCTGGAAGCAGTGAATGGATCCTGTTTGATTATCCCCTGTAGCTTCACACCTGCTTCAAGGAAAGAGAGACAGTTTGACAACAGAAGACAAATAGTTGCTGTGTGGATTAAAGATGATTGGCTTTTTCAGGGTCATCCAGAGAGAATAGTTTTTAACAGCAGTGATGCAGTTAACTACCGTTATATCAGCATCATTGGAGACCTGAGAGAAAGAGACTGCACCACCAAGTTTAATATTGTCAAACTTGAAAAAACCACAAAGTTCTTCTTCAGAATTGAGAATGAATCATTCAAGGCAACAGCTGCTTTAAATCCTGttgaaattaaactgaaaggTAAGACTGCTTCATTTATGTGcattaaaaagataaaatatcacatttatgATTTGAATATGACTCCATTACATTTTTGATGCAATAATCTTATCGTTGATGAAATGGTTGCTTATTTGGTTTTGTGTCCTACAACAACAGGAAACTCATGTCTGCACTGCTGTATCTAACATAAAACTGTCAGTATTCAGTCGAAAACAATCTGGAAATTATTGTAGTTATTGACTGAAAACTCAGTTCACAGCTTTCTCTGGatttattcagtgtttaaagtttgttttctgatttataTATTAATCTGAAGTGACAAAGGACAAGTTTAGTTATTAGAAGAACTTGTAGAAACTGAAACTTTCATATGTTGTAGTTTTATGTGTAAAATGTATGTTTCATGTGAaactgcaggttctcctccgaGGCCCAGATTAGAAGTCTCAGCTGATCTGAAggacctgaaggagaaggagtctgTCACTGTAACCTGCTCATCTCTCACTCCCTGTTCACACTCCCCTCCTCaactcacctggagcctccAACAAGACGCTCACAGCCAaactgaggaaaacacagatgGAACCTTCAGCACTCAGATCCAGAAGACCCTcactctgtcagacacacatGATGGATTCagcctcagctgctctgctgtgtatcctgttgctggaggagaacctgtgAAAACACCTGAGACAGAGTTAACTCTCAGGGTTTCATGTGAGTGATCCTGTCAGCTCATCACacttcagatgtttctgatgaATCAAGTTAATCTGAGTCTTATTTTCCCCTCAGATTCTCCTAAAGACACGACAgtgtccatcagtccatcagggaGCTGGGTGACCctgacctgctccagcagagccaaACCTGCCGTGAGCAGCTTCACCTGGTTCAAGAACAGTGACCATGGACCCATCAAAGTGTCTGAAGGAGACTTTTACACCTTTAATGTGGCCAACATAACAGATCCAGCAAGTTTTTACTGTGTGGCTGAAAATTCTCTTGGTAATCAGACGTCATTGTGGATTCATGTGAACAAAGCAGGTAAATAGGCTCTAATTtttctgacagacagacagacagagatgtGTTTTGATGACTGTCTGTCTCCACTCCTTGGCCATATTTCATGTCAGTACAATATTCAGTTCcactgctatgcagatgacactcaTATCTTCTTTTCCATCATCAGAAACATTCAAACcctcaacttttttaaaactcatcttaaaacttttgtttttatacaaGCATTTTCCTTTTGACGCTGTTGGTTCACTGCTCATTCCTGAATGTTTTTTACTTATTCAATTGATATTACTATGCGtttgacgtttttttttttttttttttttttttttttactcctaaAGACACGACAgtctccatcagtccatcagggaGCTGGGTGACCctgacctgctccagcagagccaaacctgccgtcagcagcttctcctggttCAAGAACAGTGACCATGGACCCATCAAAGTGTCTGAAGGAGACTTTTACACCTTTAATGTGGCCAACATAACAGATCCAGCAAGTTTTTACTGCGTGGATGAAAATGCTCTTGGTAATCAGACGTCATTGTGGATTCCTGTGAACAAAACAGatacttttaatctttttattatttttcgaCAAATTTATATATGTTCATATATATGCGCTcaaaaaatgtatctaattaattacaggatttgtaattaattaacctaattaattacattttaatctcataccAAATTTAGGTCCCTgagtgaagaattcaaattctaggacgttacagaattgcagtgcatgactcatcaaattAATCCaccgagaagagaagatttgcaatccacatttttattgatgatgaatgaGTCAGGACGTCTTATCCGAAATGAATtctaagcccaatcaggcaacgTAAATAACACTATCAGTGTGTTTCAtcaatgaaattcaaaagaagaaaaagtttaagtccctcccagcaaaccaattcagcctggtgcactattcaaaaatgcagtacaaaaatagatgaaaaaaaaaaaaatctgaaataaaacaaggctgagtctcaaatagccactgaagcaaactaaattcaaaattaatACTAAAACTAACtcaatacagcaatttaaaatgaatactacaagtaaaacatgcctctaaataagacaataattccattcacattgaattgccactaaagtgtgctataattaatcttagataaatttttttaatgcgttaatttgcggtgtaattaattaatgtaattaatgcattaaagtgacagccctaatttatATTCATATGTGTAttgattttcagtcttttccctCTTGTTCCTATATAATGTTTCTATATTTTTAACAATCTTATCTCAAGCCCATTTGACAGCTAGTATATCACCATCACTGGAAACCTAAGAAGATTCGGGTTAACAAATACTGCTGATCCTCTCTTCATAAAACTGCAAGGGGACATTTTTATAATCATATTTTTTGAGAATCAAGATGACCAATCAAGTGACCTTCACTAACAGATTAAACTGAGTGCCTCTGGTTGGATTATCGGTGATGCTGAAACAGTTTGTCATCAGATTGTTTTCACTTTATGCTGCTTTTGGATCCTGCAAAGACTGGACACTGCTGTCTAAGTTAGAGAAAACTCAGTACTAAAATCAcgtgtttctctgcagatgaACTGAGGATTGAACTCGTCCTCAAAACACTGATGATCCTTCAGGTTGTATCTCTCTACTGTACAATCATCATCTTTGAGTGGTGAGACAAACTTTTCCATCTGTAGACCATTTGATCATTATTTAAAGTTACAGTTCAAAATAttcatagttttattttttcttactTTCAGCTGGTTCAAATGGAGACATTGCCGCAAACAAGTGAAGGTAAACAAGTTGTTTTAATAAGTATGATAGTTACatttagaagaagaaaatctaCCCTTCATTAACTCTTTAACTTACTCCAATTGTACGAATGTAAATAAGTGACAACAAATGGAATAATTGACTTGAAAGAGTCTCCAAGCTTCAGATGGGGGATAACACTTCATTATGTGTGTTGTCTCATTTCCACACAGGACTCACCAGAAGCAGACTACGTGAACACAGTGAATGAAAGTCCAGCATAATGGGCCACAAGGAGAAAACCAAGATGTTAAAGCCATCATCAGTGACCTGCTTTATTAATTCCGATCATCTTTTCCTgcatgtttgtcatttttgtcatgaaatcTGTTGTTTTGGTGGGTCTCAGCATGAAGCAGGCCTGTATATAAAAAGTGGTGCAGCTCTGTAGAGGATtaacacatttatattcatgTAGAGTCTTAAACAGagctgatgtctgtttccattctgAAGATAAACCAGCATGCATTGAAGCTTCATATTTTCTGTGTACATTTAAACAAGTTTTATCTCAAttgattgttgcttttttcCCTATTTTCTCCTGGTTTCATTTGCTTTGTATCTATTGTAGTAGTCATTTCAGTAATGACAATAGAAAACttgattcattttctttttttcccacaaaatcATTGTGTTAATGCtttacagaaataaagtttttctttgacatAAAGTCATGAGAATCTGTGAagtgatgaaagtgaaaaaggTTAAGTGGAAAAACTGCTTTAACTTGGGTCTGTCAAGAAAAACGTTGTGAACTCCTGCTCCACAGGAAGAATGTATGATGTGAGAAGTATGGACCCAaacacagaaccctgcagaactccgtttagtctgagctgaagagtcatcagCATGAAGGAACCggaatttttttttagacagagcaaagaaaacaacaacataaaaacaataatacaattgtgattttacttttttttttttttttttttgagtttatCTTCGTGGTTTTTTGGACTTAGGCTGCAGGTTGATCGTCTGTCAAAGTGATTCAACCCGCGGTCGGAGCTCTGCTGCTTGGGGGCTGGGGAGAGAGCTGAGGGGGTGaccgggggtcgggcgctggatgTCAGACACGCTCACAGCCTGGGATTGAGAATAGATCTGTCAAACTTTTGTACACAGACCGGAAATGTGGAAATGTGCCTCTTCAGAAGCCGCTGCATGAACCACAATGATCCacaatgcttttgtttttctcaggagAAATCCTcagaccactagagggcgtcaGAGTCCTGGACTTGACAAGGTGAGATCAGTTGTTGAAACTCAACTCATATGAAGGGATGTGGATGTTGTGGCCAGTCCCTTCACCACCATGAAACACTGACGCAgagctgtctgtggtgctgaaatgtctctctctctctctctctctctctctctctctttctctggtCCATGTCAAAATCCCAATTTCATGAATAGGTGAACTGAACAACCAGAAAGAAGTAGGTCATCATGACTCATGCTGAATGCTCTACTGTGCCTATGTGGCCTCAATTCATGCCATTCACACGGCTATCCGGTTGACGTCTGctattaaagggcaacttcggttttttgacatctggaccttatttctaggtgcgtgtatgctcatatactcactcagacaaacattgtgcagctcggagtccttcagaagttatttagatccaaccgatgtagccgtacttagcgggggccactgcaatggagcttcagcgcgggacataatctctgcaaagtcgctcatttcggctgtatttcttcatccatcgccagtgttatcataaagtcagctcgtctaccgtcttcaggtgggtcagctgaagagctgacagttttcgctaacttagccacaattagctcagatgggaatGTTGCGGAGcttctctccccagcagagaggcactttgagtcggcctcggctgtcacggtgccccggcgtctgacttccaggggccgagttggaaaatggccctcagctgctccacggaggctccgggcaccggcgaagacgcacggctcgcatgcagccgctgggccgctggatgtctctcctcgccgggaggaagcgtatctctgctccccggcggatgcgcgctccacgccggctgCGGCACGCGCGACGGCCCGCCGCAccgcggccggagctctctcctcagcgggagaatccagatctccgccgcccggcggatgcgcgctccaagccaggccgcgggacaccgccggaggccccccttccgaccgaaaggcaacccagcgccgatggaggaaaaaatacagccgaaatgagcgactttgcagagattatgtcccgcgctgaagctccattgccgtggcccccgctaagtgcggctacatcggttggatctaaataacttctgaaggattccgagctgcacaatgtttgtctgagtgagtatatgagcatgcacacaccgagaaataaggtccagatgtcaaaaaaccgaagttgccctttaagaacacggatttcatatctATAAAACAACAATGTAATGTTTGAGCATTATCACCTCAtgacttaca encodes the following:
- the LOC115394134 gene encoding B-cell receptor CD22-like; amino-acid sequence: MTLTAADQLENTHLVPVNMFLLLTVFFLPAVLVHCAGDKAGLFITAPRSLEAVNGSCLIIPCSFTPASRKERQFDNRRQIVAVWIKDDWLFQGHPERIVFNSSDAVNYRYISIIGDLRERDCTTKFNIVKLEKTTKFFFRIENESFKATAALNPVEIKLKGSPPRPRLEVSADLKDLKEKESVTVTCSSLTPCSHSPPQLTWSLQQDAHSQTEENTDGTFSTQIQKTLTLSDTHDGFSLSCSAVYPVAGGEPVKTPETELTLRVSYSPKDTTVSISPSGSWVTLTCSSRAKPAVSSFTWFKNSDHGPIKVSEGDFYTFNVANITDPASFYCVAENSLGNQTSLWIHVNKADTTVSISPSGSWVTLTCSSRAKPAVSSFSWFKNSDHGPIKVSEGDFYTFNVANITDPASFYCVDENALDELRIELVLKTLMILQVVSLYCTIIIFECWFKWRHCRKQVKDSPEADYVNTVNESPA